Genomic DNA from Alkalihalobacterium alkalinitrilicum:
AGTGTCGAATATGGAAATGAAGATTTTGAAGGAGAACTTCTTCCTATCGATGTAAGTATTAAAGAAGTTACTGATGACACTGCTATCATTTCATGGTTAACTGAAGCATATTATGATCAATATGTTTTATATTTAGATGGACAAGAACTAGAAAGCTTTCATGGGGATCAAGATACTGTATTCGAACTAACTTATTTACAACCATCTAAAGAATATACAGTGAAAGTAGAAGGGTTTGACCGTGATAGGGTCAGTAAAGCAGTAGGTGAGAAAACTTTTAAAACTTCAGGGGCGGCTAGCACTGAGGATGAAGTAGAATTTATGGACTCGAGCCTTGAGCAAGCGGTTCGTAACGAATTAGGAATTTATAATCGGGGTATCAAAGAAGTTGATATGGAAGAATTATATTATTTACATATTTCCAGTCAAGGCATCAGGGATTTAATGGGACTACAATGTGCTCGTAATCTGCAATGGCTGTATGCCTACGGAAACGAAATTTCCGATTTAACTCCTATCATTAATTTAGAACAGCTAAGGAACGTAGACTTAGGTCAAAATCAGTTAGTGGATATAAGTGGTCTAGAACTAATCACTAACATCACTAGCGTATTTTTATATAACCCGATTGATTATTCCCAGGCTTCAAATCAAACTAGCATAAGGACATTGTTAGCAAATGGTGTTGATGTATACTTTGATAACTCTATAACGAATGGTTTAAATGTCTCATCAGAGGACAGTTTTGATACTATTGTTATCGAGTGGTCACATCACTTTGAAGGTGCTAGTCAATACGAGCTATTCTTAAATGGAAAACTCATCGATCAACTAGCTTTGGACACCAATTCATATACTTTCGATAATCTTAATCGAGACCACATGTATGTTATTGAACTAAGTGTCATTAACCAAAACGAGGAAGCGATCGGACACTATATAGGACAACATTATACTCATTTTACGTATAACGTTTATA
This window encodes:
- a CDS encoding fibronectin type III domain-containing protein, coding for MLNNPLDFTDDRAVTALDVINRLEDQGVSVEYGNEDFEGELLPIDVSIKEVTDDTAIISWLTEAYYDQYVLYLDGQELESFHGDQDTVFELTYLQPSKEYTVKVEGFDRDRVSKAVGEKTFKTSGAASTEDEVEFMDSSLEQAVRNELGIYNRGIKEVDMEELYYLHISSQGIRDLMGLQCARNLQWLYAYGNEISDLTPIINLEQLRNVDLGQNQLVDISGLELITNITSVFLYNPIDYSQASNQTSIRTLLANGVDVYFDNSITNGLNVSSEDSFDTIVIEWSHHFEGASQYELFLNGKLIDQLALDTNSYTFDNLNRDHMYVIELSVINQNEEAIGHYIGQHYTHFTYNVYITNETESSATVNWSYPSSITKVALFLEDEKVATVDAAEQSHRFKNLAANRDYTLLVQALDQDGQVIGEHYDKFTTTSPPSGEIVNIPDQNLEQLLKEQLSIDDRELYESDLERLTYLYGNYRGIEDLTGLEKAANLEDLFLWNNRITDLSPLKELSQLRHLELRESELTDLSPLSELRKPKNVNYYPF